A region from the Cardiocondyla obscurior isolate alpha-2009 linkage group LG26, Cobs3.1, whole genome shotgun sequence genome encodes:
- the Hsdl2 gene encoding hydroxysteroid dehydrogenase-like protein 2 codes for MINTGKLAGRTIFITGASRGIGKSIALKAAKDGANVVIAAKTADPHPKLPGTIYTAASEIEAAGGKALPCIVDVRDEKQVISAVENAVAKFGGIDVVVNNASAISLTGTLATDMKRYDLMNNINARGTFLVSKVCIPYLQKSTNPHIVNISPPLSMKPIWFKNHVAYTMAKYGMSMCVLGMAEELKPDGIAVNAVWPKTAIHTAAMDMLSGSDSKNVCRKPEIMSDAVYALLCKDSKSITGQFLIDEDILKNEGITDFTDYACNPEYKDQLMLDFFLDDAQVEGNNSSSFKTSNKESGQIAHVFDAINANLSTELVSKTGAIYKFNVKGKEPGVWFLDLKNGKGSTGKGEPSQPADATLTMDSDNFFAMFSGKLKPASAFMTGKLNISGNMQKAMKLEKLMSSLKSKL; via the exons ATGATTAACACGGG aaAGTTAGCGGGTCgcactatttttattacgggGGCTTCGAGAGGTATTGGAAAAAGTATAGCTTTGAAAGCAGCAAAAGATGGTGCAAATGTTGTCATTGCTGCTAAAACTGCCGATCCACATCCAAAGCTACCGGGTACCATCTATACGGCAGCTagtgaaa tTGAAGCAGCTGGCGGTAAAGCTCTACCTTGTATCGTAGACGTTCGCGATGAAAAGCAGGTAATTAGCGCGGTAGAGAATGCTGTTGCTAAATTTGGTGGTATAGATGTTGTTGTGAACAATGCAAGTGCAATTTCTTTGACAGGCACTCTTGCAACTGATATGAAAAGATACgatttaatgaataatattaatgctaGAGGGACTTTCCTTGT ATCAAAAGTCTGTATACCATATCTCCAGAAAAGCACAAATCCACATATAGTTAATATAAGCCCACCTTTGAGCATGAAACCGATTTGGTTTAAAAATCATGTTGCATATACCATGGCCAAATATGGAATGTCTATGTGTGTTCTTGGTATGGCAGAAGAATTAAAACCTGACGGTATTGCGGTTAATGCTGTTTGGCCTAAAACAG cTATACATACTGCTGCAATGGATATGTTGTCCGGTTCTGATTCAAAAAATGTCTGTCGAAAACCTGAAATTATGAGTGATGCTGTTTATGCACTGCTTTGCAAAGATAGCAAATCCATTACTGGCCAATTTCTTATTGACGAAGATATATTAAAGAACGAAGGCATTACTGATTTTACAGATTATGCATGTAATCCAG AATACAAGGATCAATTAATGTTGGACTTCTTTTTGGATGATGCACAAGTCGAAGGTAACAATTCTAGTTCCTTTAAAACGAGTAATAAAGAAAGTGGGCAGATAGCACATGTTTTTGATGCCATCAATGCAAATTTAAGTACTGAATTGGTTAGCAAAACTGGTGctatatacaaatttaatgtaaaag gaaaAGAGCCTGGAGTATGGTTTCTTGATTtgaaaaatggtaaaggatCGACTGGTAAAGGAGAACCGAGTCAGCCAGCAGATGCAACTCTTACAATGGATTCAGATAATTTCTTTGCTATGTTCTCAG GTAAGTTAAAACCGGCTTCTGCATTTATGACaggcaaattaaatattagcgGAAATATGCAGAAAGCAATgaaattggaaaaattaatgagtagTTTAAAATCAAAACTGTGA
- the LOC139111996 gene encoding S-adenosylmethionine mitochondrial carrier protein homolog — translation MTKTEGKNEETNVRNVFATSLIAGGAAGTFVDITLYPLDTLKTRLQSMQGFSKTGGFTGLYKGICPVIVGSAPTAALFFVTYEEIKTVIKPRISEDYYTPLHMGAAVIAEMIACLIRVPVEVMKQRKQALIHDKKSLDFKLLYRGYWSTVLRDSPFSIVQFPLWEYFKKNYSFYTKREIYPVESAICGAIAGGISAAVTTPLDVAKTRIMLANRTLLSSELKILNVLQGVYLQNGFYGLFAGFGPRVMWITLGGFIFFGMYEEAKVLTHTIFPILN, via the exons ATGACAAAGACCGAAGGAAAGAATGAAGAAACGAACGTGCGAAATGTTTTTGCTACTTCTCTTATT GCGGGAGGTGCTGCAGGAACGTTTGTAGACATTACACTATATCCCTTAGACACACTGAAAACACGATTGCAGAGTATGCAAGGATTTTCGAAGACAGGAGGTTTCACAGGCCTCTATAAAGGGATCTGTCCAGTTATAGTTGGCTCTGCACCAACAG CCGCACTATTCTTTGTAACatatgaagaaataaaaactgtaATAAAGCCTAGGATTTCTGAAGATTATTATACACCACTTCACATGGGAGCAGCAGTCATTGCAGAAATG ATAGCATGTTTAATACGAGTACCGGTGGAAGTTATGAAACAGAGGAAACAAGCACTGATACACGATAAAAAATCCCTtgatttcaaattattatatcgtgGATATTGGAGCACGGTATTACGAGACTCGCCGTTTAGCATTGTACAGTTTCCGTTATgggaatattttaagaaaaattatagtttttatactaaaagagaaatatatccCGTGGAAAGTGCAATCTGTGGTGCAATCGCAG gaGGCATCTCAGCGGCTGTTACCACTCCATTAGATGTTGCAAAAACGAGAATAATGCTGGCAAATAGAACATTACTTTCATCcgaattaaagatattaaatgtaCTTCAAGGAGTGTATCTACAAAACGGTTTTTATGG ATTGTTTGCTGGTTTTGGGCCAAGAGTAATGTGGATTACGTTAGgaggttttattttcttcggaATGTACGAAGAAGCAAAAGTACTTACACATACAATATTTCCAATACTGAATTAG
- the LOC139111988 gene encoding PHAF1 protein CG7083 isoform X2, with amino-acid sequence MHFSQSVSIIQSQVGVIRGVQVLYSDTNPLDVDLVINLPHDGIRLIFDPVVQRLKIIEIYNMKLVKLKYCGLPFNSPEVLPSIEQIEHSFGATHPGVYDSEKQVFVLNFRGLSFYFPIDSKFQPGYAHGLGSLQFPNGTSPLVAKTAIYVGNMPAGGSSEEHGSKTPPPPLPLACYHNNLYLEKADIIRDKTRTRGLKLHLFTEGSSGSRALLEPKKRCLTKEVLFGDTCEDVLSALGAPSRVFYKAEDKMRIHSPHAHKRDKTRRSDFFYNYFTLGLDILFNAKTQCIKKFVLHTNYPGHYNFNMYHRCEFSLTLPPENNSTESGKLIDVSPSPVTITAYTKWDRVSEQLKASVRPVVLNRASSTNTTNPFGCTFCYGIRDAIVEVMANQHIASVTLYRTA; translated from the exons ATGCACTTTTCTCAGTCAGTATCAATAATACAGTCTCAAGTTGGTGTTATACGAGGAGTTCAAGTACTTTACAGTGACACt AATCCATTAGATGTAGATCtagtaataaatttacctCACGATGGCATTCGGCTTATATTCGATCCTGTTGTACAAAGGCTTAAGATAATTGAGATTTATAACATGAAGTTAGTGAAACTGAAATATTGCGGCTTGCCATTTAACTCACCAGAAGTGCTACCATCGATTGAGCAGATAGAGCATTCTTTTGGCGCAACTCATCCCGGAGTTTACGACAGTGAGAAACAA GTGTTTGTATTGAATTTTCGAGGACTATCGTTTTATTTCCCAATTGATTCGAAATTCCAACCTGGCTATGCCCATGGTTTAGGTTCCTTACAGTTTCCTAATGGAACTTCTCCTCTCGTTGCAAAAACAGCAATTTACGTTGGAAATATGCCAGCTGGTGGTAGCAGCGAAGAACATGGTTCCAAAACACCACCGCCACCTTTACCAttg GCGTGTTATCATAACAACTTGTATTTGGAGAAAGCTGATATTATTCGAGACAAAACACGTACTCGAGGACTCAAATTACATCTTTTCACAGAAGGTAGTTCTGGATCGAGAGCTTTGTTGGAACCAAAAAAGCGATGTCTAACCAAAGAG gtATTATTCGGTGATACCTGCGAGGACGTTTTAAGCGCGCTTGGTGCTCCGTCTAGAGTATTCTACAAAGCTGAGGATAAAATGCGTATCCATAGTCCTCATGCGCACAAACGAGATAAAACAAGGCGGTCagactttttttataattattttactttaggTTTG GATATCTTGTTCAACGCTAAAACtcaatgtataaaaaaatttgtacttCACACGAATTATCCAggacattataattttaatatgtatcacCGTTGTGAATTCTCGTTAACTCTGCCACCGGAAAATAATTCCACAGAATcgggaaaattaattgatgTTTCTCCCTCTCCCGTTACa ATCACTGCCTATACAAAATGGGATAGAGTGAGTGAACAATTAAAGGCAAGCGTGCGACCTGTGGTTTTAAACCGCGCGTCTTCGACAAACACAACTAATCCGTTCGGTTGTACGTTTTGTTACGGCATACGAGACGCAATTGTTGAAGTTATGGCAAATCAACATATCGCAAGTGTAACTTTATACAGAACTGCGTGA
- the LOC139111988 gene encoding PHAF1 protein CG7083 isoform X1 → MLELEVVPERSLGCEQWEFILGMHFSQSVSIIQSQVGVIRGVQVLYSDTNPLDVDLVINLPHDGIRLIFDPVVQRLKIIEIYNMKLVKLKYCGLPFNSPEVLPSIEQIEHSFGATHPGVYDSEKQVFVLNFRGLSFYFPIDSKFQPGYAHGLGSLQFPNGTSPLVAKTAIYVGNMPAGGSSEEHGSKTPPPPLPLACYHNNLYLEKADIIRDKTRTRGLKLHLFTEGSSGSRALLEPKKRCLTKEVLFGDTCEDVLSALGAPSRVFYKAEDKMRIHSPHAHKRDKTRRSDFFYNYFTLGLDILFNAKTQCIKKFVLHTNYPGHYNFNMYHRCEFSLTLPPENNSTESGKLIDVSPSPVTITAYTKWDRVSEQLKASVRPVVLNRASSTNTTNPFGCTFCYGIRDAIVEVMANQHIASVTLYRTA, encoded by the exons ATGCTGGAGCTTGAGGTGGTGCCCGAGAGGTCCCTCGGATGCGAGCAGTGGGAATTTATTTTGG GTATGCACTTTTCTCAGTCAGTATCAATAATACAGTCTCAAGTTGGTGTTATACGAGGAGTTCAAGTACTTTACAGTGACACt AATCCATTAGATGTAGATCtagtaataaatttacctCACGATGGCATTCGGCTTATATTCGATCCTGTTGTACAAAGGCTTAAGATAATTGAGATTTATAACATGAAGTTAGTGAAACTGAAATATTGCGGCTTGCCATTTAACTCACCAGAAGTGCTACCATCGATTGAGCAGATAGAGCATTCTTTTGGCGCAACTCATCCCGGAGTTTACGACAGTGAGAAACAA GTGTTTGTATTGAATTTTCGAGGACTATCGTTTTATTTCCCAATTGATTCGAAATTCCAACCTGGCTATGCCCATGGTTTAGGTTCCTTACAGTTTCCTAATGGAACTTCTCCTCTCGTTGCAAAAACAGCAATTTACGTTGGAAATATGCCAGCTGGTGGTAGCAGCGAAGAACATGGTTCCAAAACACCACCGCCACCTTTACCAttg GCGTGTTATCATAACAACTTGTATTTGGAGAAAGCTGATATTATTCGAGACAAAACACGTACTCGAGGACTCAAATTACATCTTTTCACAGAAGGTAGTTCTGGATCGAGAGCTTTGTTGGAACCAAAAAAGCGATGTCTAACCAAAGAG gtATTATTCGGTGATACCTGCGAGGACGTTTTAAGCGCGCTTGGTGCTCCGTCTAGAGTATTCTACAAAGCTGAGGATAAAATGCGTATCCATAGTCCTCATGCGCACAAACGAGATAAAACAAGGCGGTCagactttttttataattattttactttaggTTTG GATATCTTGTTCAACGCTAAAACtcaatgtataaaaaaatttgtacttCACACGAATTATCCAggacattataattttaatatgtatcacCGTTGTGAATTCTCGTTAACTCTGCCACCGGAAAATAATTCCACAGAATcgggaaaattaattgatgTTTCTCCCTCTCCCGTTACa ATCACTGCCTATACAAAATGGGATAGAGTGAGTGAACAATTAAAGGCAAGCGTGCGACCTGTGGTTTTAAACCGCGCGTCTTCGACAAACACAACTAATCCGTTCGGTTGTACGTTTTGTTACGGCATACGAGACGCAATTGTTGAAGTTATGGCAAATCAACATATCGCAAGTGTAACTTTATACAGAACTGCGTGA